The Oscillatoria acuminata PCC 6304 genomic interval GGAACTTGATAGGTGAGAGGTTTGCCTTGATATTCTGCCGCTTCAACGAGAAGGGGATGGACAATGGGGGTAAGGGTTCCCATGCCATCATCGGGATTTTGTGAGAATTCGGCGATGCCTTCGGTAAAGATAAAGGGAGGATTGCTGATATCCGGTTCACTCCAGCCGGTGTCATACCCTTGGCTTTGTAGTTGGAGATGGATGCGACGGAGTTTTTCGTTGAGATGGTTGGCTTCTAGGTTGAGGGTTAAGTTAAAATTACGGATACATTCATTACCGCTAAATAGTTTGTGTAAGGGAAACCAGAACAAGCGGCGATCGTCTCCATCGCGAACGCGCATCGGCTTGTATCCCGGGCGATCGCCTCGACGGATGACGGCAATATAGGCACTATACCGAGAGGGAATTACCCGCATCGCTTGGGAGTCATCTTCGACAAAGGGTAAAAAACCGCGATGTTTGCCGTCATACAGGGCTTCAGCGGTTCCCACTCGGGCGACCCCAGTCCGGGAAAAGCACAAATCCGCGTGTTTCTGGTGGGGGGTGTCCGAGGCAGGACGGTATTCGGAAGCAAAGACGGCGATCGCCAAGGGTCCATAATTCGCCTTGACCCGCAATTCGGTTAAGGAGGGAGGTTGGACGCCATAGACGTAGTTTTCCACCGCGTCAATCTCAGCCAGGGTGGGAAAGGCGGTTAATTCATTGCCCTGAGTCCCGGTAACGACTGTCGCCGAAGCTAAGGCATGATAGAGTAAACTGCGCGCTGGAGACCCCGGTGCGATCGCCCGATTCCCTTCATCGGCAAAATCCGTAAATCCTGGAAGATTGCGGTTGATGTTGGGGAGGATTTTCCCCAATTCCGCTGTTAGGTTTGCCGCTGTGATATCCAATCCATGCTGTAACAGTAATTCTCGCCATCCGTTGTTCGCGAGGCGATCGCAGACTTGTTGAACCTGATCAATTAAGGCCATAGGTGATTCCTGGTTTAATCTTCATAATTATAGAGCCTATTGAGTTAATGGGCATCAATATTTGTATCAAAAATTATTATAGGGTTGCCGGGAACATGGGGGCCTTCAAAATTCTATGCCAAAAGATAAATATTTGTTATTCAAACTTTTGATAAAAACCAATATTAAAATAATAATATGTTAATTTTATCCATATATTGGGCTATAATTACAGTTATAAATATCCGCCATAAAACAATGGGAAAAGCAGATATTAGTGGCAAAAGATTAATCGGACTCTCCCCGGATGGATGGGTCAAATGGGTAACTCGATCATCCGGTACAGTTGCCCAAGTCATCCTTGATTCAGAATTTCAATGGCTGAGTCGAGATAGCGATATCCTCATCAAAGCCTATAGCGAGGAAGAAGGGGAATTTATGAGCCTAACCGAACTCCAATTTCGCCCGGATACAAGGATGCCTGTGCGGATTCGGGCTTATGCGGCACTGGCAGAAGAAAAATATAATGTACGAGTGTATCCCGTGGTGGTCAATATTTTTCCGCCAACCGGGAACACCCCCATTCCCACTCGTTATGAATCGAGTATTATGGGACTAGAGGCAAGGCAAGACTATGAGGTGATCAACCTCTGGGAAATCGATGCCGAGCTCGCCTTTCAACCGGAACTCAAGGCCCTACTGCCCTTAGCAACGGTGATGAAAGGGGGTGCAAATGAAACCACTTTACGTCGCGCCGCAGTCCGACTACAACAGGAAGAACGGTCGGAAGATTTACAACGATTGTTGGGAATTTTTTCTAGCTATGTATTAGGAGGAAATATCGTGGATAAAGTCTTGAATTTTGCAACCCAGGCATTATTGGAATCCCCTTGGGGTCAAGACATTTTACAGCAAGGAGTGGAAGAAGGACGCCAAGAAACACGACAACTCATCCAACACCTAATCCGGTGTCGGTTTGGGGAAGTCCCGGAAGCGGTGGAAGCTAATTTGCAACGGTTGAACCGGGAGCAATTAGAACTGTTTGCCGAAAGGCTGATGAATGTAAATTCTTTGGAAGAATTGATGGCGGCTTTTCCTACAGGGACTGACAACTAAAGTCAAGTTCTGTAGAAAAGTCAGGACTTACACACTCTTAAAAGTTAAACCCTAAATGTAGAGGCGATTCGCGAATCGCCTCTACATTTAGCCCAGGTTATCAAAATATGCTTAAGTCCTGACCCACCGGAACCAGCTACTTGGGGATTTTTTCTAGCTATGTATTAGGAGGAAAATATCGTGGATAAAATCCTAAATCCTTTCACCCAGGCATTCTTGGAATCCCCTTGGGGTCAAGAAATTTTCAAGCAAGGATTGGAACAAGGACGCCAAGAAGGACGCCAAGAAGGACGCCAAGAAGCACGGCAAGAAGTAGTACGACGAATCATCCAACGCCTGATCCGGCGTCGGTTTGGGGAAGTATCTGAAGCGGTTGAAGCGAACTTGCAATGGTTGAACCGGGAGCAATTAGAAAAGGTCGTGGACAGGCTGATAGATGGGGATTCTTTGGAAGAATTGATGGCGGCTTTTCCTCCCGTGACTGACAATTAGAATCGGGTTTTGTAGAGAAATGTAGAGGCGATTCGCGAATCGCCTCTATATTTCGGGTAATTTATCAAAATATGCGTAACTCGTGACCCACCCCAACCAGCTTGATGCCAATTTTTCGGCCCCTTTGCTGATCGCCAGGGCCCTCAGAAATGGGGTAGACTCATCTCCTAGCGCCCTGGGTCCCCAGCTTTCGGGGTCAGGGTCCCTCTGGAACTGCCGCAATTGCCATCAATTTTGGAGGGGTCCTGATGATTTTCCGTTCGTTTCCGTCAAAGGCTTGTGGCAAAATCGTAAGATAGATCAGTTGTAACCCGTTCACCTTATATTCCCGATGACTTCCACCATTCCTAACTTACCGAGTCAATATGAACCCAAGACGACAGAAGCCAAGTGGCAGGCGTTTTGGGAAGAGAATCAGGTTTTTAAAGCGGACCCGAATCACCCGGGAGAGCCTTACTGTATCATGATTCCCCCGCCCAATGTTACGGGTAGCTTACACATGGGACACGCCTTTGAAAGCGCCCTGATTGACGTGCTGGTGCGCTATCATCGCATGAAAGGGCGCAATACTCTGTGGCTGCCGGGGACCGATCATGCCAGTATTGCGGTTCAGACGATTTTGGAACGGCAATTGCGCGAAGAAGGCAAAACCCGGGATCAAGTGGGACGGGAGAAGTTCCTGGAACGCGCTTGGCAGTGGAAAGAAGAGTCGGGTAATACGATTACGAATCAGTTGCGCCGGTTGGGGGTTTCTGTTGATTGGACTCGCGAACGGTTTACGATGGATGAGGGTCTTTCCAAAGCGGTTCTGGAAGCATTTATCGCGTTGCATGACGAGGGACTGATTTATCGCGGTAAATATATGGTGAACTGGTGTCCCGCGAGTCAGTCGGCGGTGTCGGATTTGGAGGTGGAACAGCGAGAAGTGAATGGTCATTTATGGCACTTTCGCTATCCTCTGAGTGATGGTTCTGGATTTGTGGAGGTGGCGACGACTCGACCCGAAACAATGTTAGGCGATACGGCGGTGGCGGTGAATCCCAATGACGATCGCTACAAAGGGTTGATTGGGAAAATGTTAACGCTGCCGATTATGAATCGGGAAATTCCGATTGTGGGAGATGAGTTTGTTGATCCGAGTTTTGGGACGGGTTGTGTTAAAGTAACTCCGGCCCATGACCCGAATGATTTTGAAATGGGAATGCGGCATAATTTGCCGTTTATTACCATTATGAATAAAGATGGGTCATTGAATGAGAATGCCGGACCTTTTGCGGGACGCGATCGCCAGGATGCCAGAAAGGCGGTGGTGCAGCAGTTGGAGGCAGAAGGACTGCTGGTGAAGGTGGAGGAATATAAGCATACGGTTCCTTATAGCGATCGCGGTAAAGTGCCAGTCGAACCCCTGATTTCAACGCAGTGGTTTGTCAAAATCGACTCTCTTTCCAGTCGCGCCTTGACGTTCCTGGATGAGGAAAATTCCCCTCGGTTTGTCCCCGATCGCTGGACGAAAGTCTATCGGGATTGGTTAGAAAAACTCAAAGATTGGTGTATCTCTCGTCAACTCTGGTGGGGACATCAAATTCCCGCTTGGTATGCCATTAGTGAAACCGGAGGCATGATTGCCGATGATACGCCCTTTGTTGTCGCAAAATCCGCTGAGGAAGCCACCGCTAAACTAAAAGAACAATTTGGAGAAACCGTCCAAATTCAACAAGACCCGGATGTTTTGGATACTTGGTTTTCTTCGGGATTATGGCCGTTTTCGACCTTGGGATGGCCTGACAAAACCGAAGATTTGAATACCTATTATCCCACCACTACCCTGGTTACAGGCTTTGATATCATCTTTTTCTGGGTGGCGCGGATGACGATGATGGCGGGACATTTTACAGGCAAAATGCCATTTAAAGATGTTTATATTCATGGATTAGTCCGGGATGAAAACAACAAGAAAATGTCCAAGTCTGCGGGAAATGGGATTGACCCCTTGCTGTTGATTGAAAAATATGGGACCGATTCTCTCCGTTATACCTTAATTCGGGAAGTTGTCGGGGCGGGTCAAGATATTCGCTTGGAATATAATCGGACAACGGATGAGTCTGCCTCGGTGGAAGCATCGCGGAATTTCACGAATAAACTGTGGAATGCGGCGCGGTTTGTGATGATGAATTTGGAGGGACAGACGCCGCAACAGTTGGGGAATCCCGGGGAGAATGCGGCAGGATTGGAACTGTGCGATCGCTGGATTTTGTCGCGCTATTATCACACAGTGCAGCAAACCTGTGAGGCAGTCGATACCTACGGATTAGGGGATGCTGCCAAAACTTTGTATGAGTTTATTTGGGGTGATTTCTGCGATTGGTATATTGAATTAGTCAAGTCGCGGTTACAGGGAGAAGATGCGGCTTCCCGACGAGTGGCGCAACAAACCCTTGCTTTCGTTTTAGAGGGAATTCTCAAATTACTCCATCCGTTTATTCCTCATATTACCGAGGAAATTTGGCATACGTTAACTCAAGCGGAGTCAACGGCATCTTTAGCTGTGCAAGCCTATCCCGAATCCGATGCAAATTTGATGGATGGCGAATTAGAATCCGAGTTTCAGTTACTGATTGGTGCAATTCGGACCATTCGGAATTTACGCGCTGAGGTGGAGATTAAACCCGGGGCAAAAATTAAGGCAATTTTGCAAAGTGACAGCGACAAAGAACGGGATATTCTCCAGCGAGGGGAATCTTATATTGAAGGGTTAGCCAAAGTTGAAAACTTGACGATTACCCCTGCTTTAGCGGAAGAACCAGAACAAACCATTGCTGGAGTGGTGGGAACTGTTCAAGTTTTAGTGCCTTTAGCGGGAGTGGTGGATATCGAACAACTCTGTGCCAAACTAGAGAAAAGTTTGGGTAAAATTGAGGGAGAAGTCAAATCTATTTCTGGACGATTATCTAATTCTAAATTCGTGGATAAAGCCCCGCCGGAAGTGGTCCAAGGGGCGCGGGATAACCTCGCAGAAGCGGAAAAACAGGCGGAAATTTTACGCGATCGCCTCCGTCAATTAAGAGGGGAATAATCCCGAATAGCCCTAGATTGTTGTGTGGGTTCTCCCTCCAGTCCTCTCCCCAAAATCCAGGGGAGGGCGATCGGGATAAACCCCAACGATTCTCGCCCATTCCCATCCATCACCCATTCAAGCAGACTGTGATGATATACTTAGCTCAGGTGCAAAAAAAAGGATTCTTAGGCAAAACAGGGTTGCGACTATTAGCCTGTCAAAAATCTGGAGATATCTGGGCTTTGGTGTCGGAAACTGAACCAATCATCACCCCGGAAGCAAATCCGTTTGGCGAGGGAATCCTGGTGTTAGCGGATATTACCACCGGGGGACAAATTCGCACGATCAATGAGGCGACGGAATGGGCGATTCATCTTATTCAACAATATTTGACCAAAGGATTGACGCCCGATTTTTTAGAGGAACAGGCGGATGAAATTGAAAAATGGCGACAATCTTTGACCTTGCAAAGTCAGGAACTCTCCCGTCGTTCTATTGAATTAGAAGCCCGCCGAGACCAACTGCAAACGTTAGAAGAAAAGCTCAAAAAAGAAGAACGTCGCTTGGAAATATTGGCTCAAAAGTTGGAAGGGTCTGGGGAGGATAGCAGCGATCAGAAGGGGGAAAATGAAGCAAAATAAAACAATTTGACTTTAAGATAACACCTTCATGCTTAGGGGAGCATCTCAATTTGGCAAAGAGACCTAACCCCCGGTGCCCCCTTCCCTACGAGGGAAGGGGGAGCAAGAAGTATAAATTCCCCTTTGAGGCCAAATTGAGATGCTCCCCATGCTTAGGGCGTGGGTAGGGGGAGTTGACTGGGATTGATACGGGCCCTGGGTTGAGAGATGATGGCTAGGGGGTCGCCGATGGTGGTGATTTTCCAGGGTGGGGAGTCGAGTTGACGGGCGGCAATCAGGAACGGGGTGGTTCGTTTGAGACGGCGGGCGAGGAGAGAGGGGGGGATAAAGGCATTTAAGAAGGGTTCATGGACACTGCCTACATATAAATATGCGCCATTTTCTAGCCAGCGACCCGCGACGGTATTGCGATCGCCTGGAGTGGTGGCGGACCAACTGTGAATAAAATGCACGATCGCCGGATATTTCAGTTGCGGAATATCCTCTACCGAAGCATCTCCTCCTCCTGCCGCAAATACGGTAGACATTCCTTTAGAATTCACCCAAATTGTATCAAAATTTAGGTCTGTTTCCCCCAGTTGTTTCCAGGTTTGAACTGTCGATTGGGGTCGTTGAATCACCTGAACATTCAGGCCAATTTCTGAGACCAAAACCGCTGCTTGGTTCATTTCATATTGAATCCAGGGTTCTTCTTTAGGATAGCTATCATAAAATAGGGCAGTTTCCGCATCAATAAAAATGGCAGACATGGCTTGATAAACCGACCGGGCGGCAGACCCATAAATCCAGCCGACGGCTGCCCAGCGATCGCCGGTTTCATGGCGTCCTAATCCATCGGTGACGGCTAAATCTACGTTGGTATTTTCAGGAGATTCATATTTAACCGCTAATTCTTTGACCAGGGTCACGGTATCGAGCGCATCTCCCAGGGTATCGTAGGCATAGCCCGTCCCTTTGACCAGAGTTTCTATCTGGGTTTTTAAAACCGTCCAAGTAGCTTGGTCTAAGCGTTCATTAACTTGTCCAAAATCCCCTTCTAAAAACACCAAAGGCTGACCGCGATCGCTGGCTAAAGCGACTGCCGCAGGCCATGCGGGGTCCGTGGGAGAGGTGACGACTGCACCTGGGGGTTCCCATCCCAAATTGTCCCATTGGCTGTTGAGGGAAAAGCGATTAGGGGCATCCCAGGCCGCAGCAACAGCATTTTGCATCCCTTGTCGCAATGCCAAACCCGTGGGTAAGGGCGTATTAACTGCCGGTAAGCGAACGATTTCTGCCGGTTGGAAGCGATCGAGAAATAGTTGGGTATATTGAGTATCTTCGATTAAAATCGGCCAACGACCTTGGAGACTCCATTGGCTAATGGCGGACAGAAAGGTTGCCTCATTAGGAACGAGGACCACGCGGTTCACAGTCGGAACGCGATCGCGCAATGTGGCAATTTTTAGCCCACTTTGGACGGCCCAAGGTTCATTTTTGGCTGATTGGGGTAAGGCAAAGGGTTTCGGTTCTATGGATCTATAAATCCACCAAGACCCAGGGACCATAACAACGATTGCCAGACAGCACCATTCTAATATCCAGCGCTTGCCCATGTTTTTAAGAAAAGAGTAGGGGGGATAGAAGCGATCGCACTGCGGATTGCGATTCGGTAATTCATCCGTTTGGGACCCGCTATTACATTATCGAACGCTTTGACGAAAAATTTGCCTTAGACCGGAAAAAACCCTGTAACCGCTGACAGTCAAAGGAAACTGGCCTGATCAACCTCGGAGGTTTACCGAAAGTCCAGCAATTTTGGGACTCAGGGATGTCAAGATCGAGGATGAAATGAAGAACGGTCCTCCATACTTGACTCAAACCTATGTCAGAACTGCCACTCTCGATCGCCCAGCATTATCACGATCGCACCAAATACGATCCCGATACCCTAGGGGCCAAAAATCATCAACTGGATTGGGAAAATCAGCCGGTCCCCTTCAAAGAATATAAAATCGGGGCCACCATTGACCTCAAACCCTATCTGAAAAAAGAACCCGATGGCGGCAAAGATGTCGCCCGCAAGGGGTTGAATCGACTATCACGGTTGCTATTTTGCACCTATGGATTAACCGCGAAACTGGCAACCATGACCGGAAGTCAAATCTATTTAAGATCCGCACCCTCTGCCGGAGGACTGTACCCCGCCGAACTGTATTTAATCTCCAAGGGAACCCCCCAATTGCCCCCAGGTTTGTATAACTATCAAGCCCGAAATCATTCTTTAATTCGATTTTGGGATAGCGATGTGTGGCCGACCTTACAATCGGCCACCTTTTGGCATCCGGCGTTAGAACATACTAAACTGGCGATCGCCACCAGTGCAGTGTTCTTTCGGTCCGCTTGGCGTTACCAAGACCGCGCCTATCGCCGGATTTTTCTGGATACAGGGCATCTGTTAGGTAATCTCGAACTGGCGGCATCCTTAACCGACTATCGACCTCACCCCATCGCCGGATTTCACGATGATGCACTCAACGAGTTGCTTTACCTCGACCCCACCCAGGAATCTTTGATTACTTTTATCCCCTTGGCGGATTTGCTAGATATCGACCAAAACCTGCCGAAATATCGCACCGCCTTACCTTCGGATACCCAGACGGACTATCCCACAATTCCTGATGGAGAATTGCTGGGATACTGCCATGAAGTGACCAAAATCAACTCAGACAAGACCGGAATTGGGGGATGGTCTCTCAGCGATCAGGAAGAATCCGAGGAGGATAAATATAACTTCCCCTTCTGTAGTAAAGTCTCGACCAAAACCCGCCCAATTGACTGGCGAACTAATTTAGAAGGTCTGGAAAATACAATTTTGAAACGGCGTTCAACTCGCGCCTATTCCGGTGCACCGCTGTCCTTTGATGAACTCAAGGCATTGTTGGATTTCACCTATCATTCAGAACATTACACCTATCAGAATTTAGATGCATATCCCGACTTTTTTGATTTAGAGGATATTCAAACCTTTATTGCCGTTTCATCGGTAACAGGTTTAGATGAAGGCTGTTATTATTACGCCCCAAAAGCGGAGGAACTGCGACAAGTGCGGTTTAAAAATTTCCGCCGGGAATTGCATTATCTCTGTTTAGGCCAAGATTTGGGACGAGATGCCTCGGCGTTGGTGTTTCATACGGCAGATTTAAAGAAGGCGATCGCAAAATATGGCGATCGGGTTTATCGGTACTTGCATCTGGATGCGGGACATTTGGGACAACGGCTGAATTTGGGGGCGATTTATATGGGATTAGGAGTCAGTGGCATCGGAGGATTTTTTGACGATCGCGTGAATGAAGTCCTCGGCATTCCTGCGGATGAAGCGGTCCTCTATATCACCACCCTCGGCCAACCTCGATAGGTTGCAACAACCGGCGGGGGTTTTAACCCCCGCCTAATAGCTAAAGTCGGTTGAAACCGACTAAAAACACTACTAAAATATAAGACTTGCAGCAACAACCGGCGGGGGTTAAAACTGACACAGAAACCCGGTTCCTTTAGCTTGGGAGTTAACGGTGAGGGTCAGAAACCGGGTTTCTTATCCAGATTTTTGCTAAGTTGCAGAAGTTGATGCAGAAACCCGGTTTCTGGGAGTGTTTTTTGAGCGGTGCTAGAGATGTAAAGAAACCCGCTTTTTATTCTTCTTCGGCCAAGGATAAAATCTCCTGATAGAGTTGCGAACTCACTCGAAAATTTGCGTCACGGATGAGGCTATTCATCACGGGTTTAACTTCCCCAATTAATTGGCTATGTTTAGCCCGGATTAAGATTCCCAGGATGCCAATGATGGGGATTCCCAATTTTTTGGCTTCTCGCCGTCCTAAACGCTCATCAATCAGCAAGCTATCGGCTTTCAGTTCAACCGCTAGGCCGATCGCATAAGATTCACCCGGATCCAGTCCTTGCGTGCGCTGTAATTGTTCGGCTAGAGAGGAATCATTGAGGAATTGAATTTGAATCCATTGCTGGGACAAAATATGGCTGATTCTGGAGTCAGGGGCGACTGCCAACTCATCCGCAACAACTGGGGGAATGATTACCCTCTGGTAGAGTTGCTTTAACAGGCTCAAATGGTTAATTAGGGCAAGGTTACACAGAGATGATGTATCGCTAACGACAATCATAACCAGCCTTGCTCACGCAGATATTGGATGTCTTCCTGAAAGTCTTCAACATCGTAGTGAATACAGATGCCACGACTCGCAATCAGTTTTTGAAATTCTATCACATGAAGTCCCGCGATTTTGCTGGCGCGACCGAGGGAAATGCGTTCTTGTTGGAACAAAGCGATCGCAATTTCTCGCAACCAGTCCGATTCGGTAAACTGGCTAGTTTGAGCGATGTCATCAGGAATCTCAAGGGTCAGTTGCATAAGGCGATGGGTTAGGCATGGATTCACCTTCTCATTGTAGCAAGGTGCAACTCACCGGGTTTCTCAGTTTGACTTGTAAGGGGTTCGGGTAAAAGAAACTGGGTTTCTGGCAGTCTCTCGATTCCTTTAAAATGCCTAATAACCCAATAATTTGAAGCCCTTGTTTTTGCGCCGCTTGACGAGCCGCTAAATCATCGACAATGAGTAAATTGGCACCCATTGATAGCGCCAACAGGATAGCTGCTTGTTCACCCCGATGGAGGCGTTTTAAGTCGGGTTGATTCATGGGGGGTGTCTGCTGAATTTGTAACCAGGGAGGAGGAGCAGCAATCCAGGTTTTTAAAGGTGATGGCGCACCGATCGCCTGCATTTCTTCAGCGACAATATCAGGGATAATGATTCGGTTGTAAAGGCGTGGGAGTAGCTCAATTTGATGGATCAGGATTAGGTAAAGAATGGGTGATGTATCGCAAACAACAATCATCGAATGTTTGACTGATTATGTAGGGTGTTGATGGTTTGCAAGTCTTGGTCAAAATCAGCGATGGTGTAGTGATAATAGGCTCCTTTTTGCTTGAGGAAATCATCAACTGCAAAACGGTCAAGGTTGAGGATCTGGCCAACTTCAGCAGCGGTAATATGTTGGGATTGGTAGGCTTCAATGACGAGGGTTTCGAGAATGCGCTCAGAAAAGTTATCCAGGTTGGGCTGGAGTTGTTGAATGTATTCGTCGGGAATCTCGATGGTGATTTGCATCGTATGTTCTGGGGGATGTTTTTTCTAGTTTAACGGTTTGCTTAGGGTTCTCCAACTCCTGTACTGGTTCTTGGGAGTGGCTTGATTTTGCTTAACTCGCTCTAGCAATCCAGGAATTTCTAATAGTTCTTGGGTTGCCGTCTCGCTTTCAGCATTAGCCAAATAAGCTGCAAAATCAGCAAGCACCCGTAATCGCTCAGGGGAAAGTTGTTTGAGTAAATCATTAAGCTGACTCTGTAACTCTGTTACAGACATTGGAGCCGCTGATTCTGTATCCTGGATTGGGGAATTATCCATAGTACCCATTGCCGACTTCTCGCTTCTTAAGGTTCAGTCTCCATTTTAGGATAACTCAATGCAGTTGTTGTGGGGAGGTGACGGTGGCTAAAACTTGTTTAATTTGAGTGAGTTCGATTTCCAAGCTGGTGACTCGTGCTGCGATCGCCTGGGGTTGATTTTCAGTAGGTTGCCGAGTCAGGGTCAGGGTTGAGTTTTCAGATAATTGGAGTCTCAGGATGATTATAACTCATCTTTTCAGGGGAGAAACTGAGTTTTGAACCGCCGGAAAAAACCGGGTTTCTAGCCGCATCTCGATTCCTTCACCCAGATTTAACAAAGAAACCCGGTTTCTGAGGTTGGGGCATGGGGTAAAATAGAGGTACTGTTCCGGTGTATCCGGTGTAATGGTGGTGCAGTAGAGAGGAAAATTAGTCCACGACTCAGGCAATGATGATGACAGAGGACAGACTTAGGCGAATTGGAGGTGAAGGTTAACATGATCCAGACTGCGA includes:
- a CDS encoding DUF4351 domain-containing protein, which translates into the protein MGKADISGKRLIGLSPDGWVKWVTRSSGTVAQVILDSEFQWLSRDSDILIKAYSEEEGEFMSLTELQFRPDTRMPVRIRAYAALAEEKYNVRVYPVVVNIFPPTGNTPIPTRYESSIMGLEARQDYEVINLWEIDAELAFQPELKALLPLATVMKGGANETTLRRAAVRLQQEERSEDLQRLLGIFSSYVLGGNIVDKVLNFATQALLESPWGQDILQQGVEEGRQETRQLIQHLIRCRFGEVPEAVEANLQRLNREQLELFAERLMNVNSLEELMAAFPTGTDN
- a CDS encoding DUF4351 domain-containing protein, giving the protein MDKILNPFTQAFLESPWGQEIFKQGLEQGRQEGRQEGRQEARQEVVRRIIQRLIRRRFGEVSEAVEANLQWLNREQLEKVVDRLIDGDSLEELMAAFPPVTDN
- a CDS encoding valine--tRNA ligase translates to MTSTIPNLPSQYEPKTTEAKWQAFWEENQVFKADPNHPGEPYCIMIPPPNVTGSLHMGHAFESALIDVLVRYHRMKGRNTLWLPGTDHASIAVQTILERQLREEGKTRDQVGREKFLERAWQWKEESGNTITNQLRRLGVSVDWTRERFTMDEGLSKAVLEAFIALHDEGLIYRGKYMVNWCPASQSAVSDLEVEQREVNGHLWHFRYPLSDGSGFVEVATTRPETMLGDTAVAVNPNDDRYKGLIGKMLTLPIMNREIPIVGDEFVDPSFGTGCVKVTPAHDPNDFEMGMRHNLPFITIMNKDGSLNENAGPFAGRDRQDARKAVVQQLEAEGLLVKVEEYKHTVPYSDRGKVPVEPLISTQWFVKIDSLSSRALTFLDEENSPRFVPDRWTKVYRDWLEKLKDWCISRQLWWGHQIPAWYAISETGGMIADDTPFVVAKSAEEATAKLKEQFGETVQIQQDPDVLDTWFSSGLWPFSTLGWPDKTEDLNTYYPTTTLVTGFDIIFFWVARMTMMAGHFTGKMPFKDVYIHGLVRDENNKKMSKSAGNGIDPLLLIEKYGTDSLRYTLIREVVGAGQDIRLEYNRTTDESASVEASRNFTNKLWNAARFVMMNLEGQTPQQLGNPGENAAGLELCDRWILSRYYHTVQQTCEAVDTYGLGDAAKTLYEFIWGDFCDWYIELVKSRLQGEDAASRRVAQQTLAFVLEGILKLLHPFIPHITEEIWHTLTQAESTASLAVQAYPESDANLMDGELESEFQLLIGAIRTIRNLRAEVEIKPGAKIKAILQSDSDKERDILQRGESYIEGLAKVENLTITPALAEEPEQTIAGVVGTVQVLVPLAGVVDIEQLCAKLEKSLGKIEGEVKSISGRLSNSKFVDKAPPEVVQGARDNLAEAEKQAEILRDRLRQLRGE
- a CDS encoding SagB/ThcOx family dehydrogenase, with translation MSELPLSIAQHYHDRTKYDPDTLGAKNHQLDWENQPVPFKEYKIGATIDLKPYLKKEPDGGKDVARKGLNRLSRLLFCTYGLTAKLATMTGSQIYLRSAPSAGGLYPAELYLISKGTPQLPPGLYNYQARNHSLIRFWDSDVWPTLQSATFWHPALEHTKLAIATSAVFFRSAWRYQDRAYRRIFLDTGHLLGNLELAASLTDYRPHPIAGFHDDALNELLYLDPTQESLITFIPLADLLDIDQNLPKYRTALPSDTQTDYPTIPDGELLGYCHEVTKINSDKTGIGGWSLSDQEESEEDKYNFPFCSKVSTKTRPIDWRTNLEGLENTILKRRSTRAYSGAPLSFDELKALLDFTYHSEHYTYQNLDAYPDFFDLEDIQTFIAVSSVTGLDEGCYYYAPKAEELRQVRFKNFRRELHYLCLGQDLGRDASALVFHTADLKKAIAKYGDRVYRYLHLDAGHLGQRLNLGAIYMGLGVSGIGGFFDDRVNEVLGIPADEAVLYITTLGQPR
- a CDS encoding DUF3368 domain-containing protein: MIVVSDTSSLCNLALINHLSLLKQLYQRVIIPPVVADELAVAPDSRISHILSQQWIQIQFLNDSSLAEQLQRTQGLDPGESYAIGLAVELKADSLLIDERLGRREAKKLGIPIIGILGILIRAKHSQLIGEVKPVMNSLIRDANFRVSSQLYQEILSLAEEE
- a CDS encoding UPF0175 family protein, which codes for MQLTLEIPDDIAQTSQFTESDWLREIAIALFQQERISLGRASKIAGLHVIEFQKLIASRGICIHYDVEDFQEDIQYLREQGWL
- a CDS encoding nucleic acid-binding protein, which translates into the protein MIVVCDTSPILYLILIHQIELLPRLYNRIIIPDIVAEEMQAIGAPSPLKTWIAAPPPWLQIQQTPPMNQPDLKRLHRGEQAAILLALSMGANLLIVDDLAARQAAQKQGLQIIGLLGILKESRDCQKPSFFYPNPLQVKLRNPVSCTLLQ
- a CDS encoding UPF0175 family protein, whose product is MQITIEIPDEYIQQLQPNLDNFSERILETLVIEAYQSQHITAAEVGQILNLDRFAVDDFLKQKGAYYHYTIADFDQDLQTINTLHNQSNIR